From a single Planctomicrobium piriforme genomic region:
- a CDS encoding serine/threonine protein kinase, which produces MTETNPKAEELFFSDLSVGREIDQICDAFESSWKAGNRPALSAYLHDTNLPLDTLFLELVQLDIAYRIKSGEHPSKDEYAAQYPSFAGALDRLTMFSMDEGTANVTLEFAGVEPGLRYEREERLGTGGHGVVWKAYDHRLLRWVALKQFKEGTTESLRTLLKREARAIAQINHPNVVKVYDFGSDDEGDYIALELVSGGTLASWLQKQQPKGGPRVQLPPEKAARLAEQLANGLQAVHERHVVHRDFKPANVLLDEDEVPKIGDFGLARHMNMQTTIGGAGAVMGTVPYMSPEQCKSSKVDARSDLYSLGVVLYEMLTGRLPFQGTNNELLRDIPLGKFPLPSEFAAVPESLENICLRAMERDRDDRYQTAEALRADLQKFLEGEQVTRIRPGLATRGWRAVRKNLATAAIAIGTLGLASMALAWAVNSEEQNPDDGKWEVRIRTEPPGAHVVILPLDPLTGHPLTTDPELSIQLDASPASCRLTPGEYRVVAAIDSKRFSEVVRTVPRLGESMPFPAHYQFWKIMAPGVLQWDVIKIPEKPVRDEMILIPGTANAVVGKPGSSATPEHGVLIKSFYVSCREFNLNDYQKIRQGVPYNLQCDPPTGDCSISCRFDQAMQWAEDSHARLLTEEEFEYLAQLIDAQVSGQIEPIAKTAHAAGMSTDELNHSLGAIQELLSGQGEWVWGVPTGYRATANPELRERMTVNETHRVVKGRLPQTDTDRGGRDGELLKPSDRAVESYTTITPGIGFRLARSKSLTLGNLQDD; this is translated from the coding sequence CGCATTAAATCAGGCGAGCATCCCAGCAAAGACGAATACGCCGCCCAGTACCCGTCCTTCGCCGGCGCTCTGGACCGGCTGACCATGTTCAGCATGGACGAAGGGACCGCGAATGTCACATTGGAGTTCGCCGGCGTAGAGCCGGGCCTGCGCTATGAGCGCGAGGAACGGCTCGGAACTGGCGGGCACGGCGTTGTCTGGAAAGCATACGATCACCGATTGCTGCGTTGGGTCGCCTTGAAGCAGTTCAAGGAGGGAACCACCGAGAGCCTGCGAACCCTTCTCAAGCGCGAGGCCCGAGCCATCGCGCAGATCAATCACCCGAATGTAGTCAAAGTCTATGACTTTGGCTCGGATGATGAAGGGGACTACATCGCCCTAGAATTGGTGTCCGGAGGAACTCTGGCCTCGTGGCTGCAGAAGCAGCAGCCGAAGGGAGGCCCACGGGTGCAGCTGCCCCCCGAGAAAGCGGCGCGGCTGGCGGAACAGCTGGCCAACGGCCTGCAGGCGGTGCACGAGCGGCATGTGGTGCACCGGGACTTCAAGCCGGCGAATGTGCTGCTTGATGAAGATGAAGTCCCCAAAATCGGTGATTTCGGCCTGGCCCGGCACATGAACATGCAGACGACGATCGGCGGCGCAGGGGCGGTGATGGGGACGGTGCCCTATATGAGCCCCGAACAGTGCAAAAGCTCCAAGGTCGACGCCCGCAGCGATCTCTATTCGCTGGGCGTGGTGCTGTATGAGATGCTGACGGGCCGGCTCCCGTTTCAAGGGACGAACAATGAGTTGCTGCGGGACATTCCCTTAGGCAAGTTCCCTCTTCCCAGCGAATTCGCCGCCGTGCCGGAATCGCTGGAAAACATCTGCCTGCGGGCAATGGAAAGGGACCGCGACGATCGCTACCAGACGGCCGAGGCGCTGCGAGCAGATCTGCAAAAGTTCCTGGAAGGGGAACAGGTGACCCGAATTCGTCCCGGCCTGGCGACCCGCGGGTGGCGGGCCGTGCGGAAAAACCTGGCGACGGCTGCTATTGCCATTGGAACGCTCGGCCTGGCATCAATGGCGTTGGCCTGGGCAGTCAATTCGGAAGAGCAGAATCCTGACGACGGGAAATGGGAAGTCCGTATCAGAACAGAACCGCCTGGTGCTCATGTTGTCATTCTTCCTCTCGACCCACTGACAGGACACCCCCTTACAACCGATCCTGAACTCAGTATTCAATTGGATGCAAGTCCAGCTTCCTGCCGGCTCACACCCGGTGAATATCGAGTTGTCGCAGCGATCGATTCGAAACGCTTTAGTGAAGTCGTACGCACGGTCCCCCGCCTTGGGGAATCGATGCCATTTCCGGCTCACTATCAATTCTGGAAGATCATGGCTCCGGGAGTACTGCAATGGGACGTCATTAAAATCCCAGAAAAACCTGTGCGAGATGAAATGATTCTGATCCCGGGAACCGCCAATGCAGTTGTTGGAAAGCCCGGCTCATCCGCCACCCCAGAACATGGTGTGCTGATCAAATCCTTTTACGTCAGCTGCCGAGAATTCAATCTGAACGACTATCAGAAAATTCGCCAGGGAGTTCCATACAACCTGCAATGTGATCCTCCAACCGGCGATTGTTCCATCTCCTGCCGATTTGACCAAGCCATGCAATGGGCAGAGGATTCCCATGCCAGGCTGCTTACCGAAGAGGAGTTCGAGTATCTGGCTCAGCTCATTGACGCCCAAGTCAGTGGACAGATCGAACCGATTGCCAAGACAGCTCATGCGGCGGGAATGAGCACAGACGAACTGAACCACAGTTTGGGCGCCATCCAGGAATTACTAAGTGGACAGGGAGAATGGGTGTGGGGTGTGCCGACTGGCTATCGCGCGACCGCCAATCCGGAACTGCGCGAGCGGATGACTGTGAACGAGACCCACAGGGTCGTGAAAGGGCGGCTTCCGCAGACCGACACTGACCGCGGCGGGAGAGACGGCGAGCTGCTAAAGCCGTCAGACCGTGCTGTCGAATCATACACCACAATCACACCAGGCATTGGGTTTCGACTGGCACGAAGCAAATCATTGACGTTGGGGAACTTGCAAGACGATTAA